In Pedobacter sp. W3I1, one DNA window encodes the following:
- a CDS encoding GNAT family N-acetyltransferase: MIRIMRAADWGEVSAIYQEGIDTGTASFRTPDISWIDWDSSHLKACRFVACKDKEIIGWSALLPVSANYDIGRVGEIEVYVKHGLKGQGLGSLLLDALVKESENKGVWMLQAGIFLQNSALLKIHEKAGFRVVGYREKIGKAKGVWQDNLLMERRNKLIA; this comes from the coding sequence ATGATAAGAATAATGCGTGCAGCAGACTGGGGGGAGGTTAGTGCCATTTATCAGGAAGGGATCGATACTGGTACTGCGAGTTTTAGAACCCCTGATATTTCATGGATAGACTGGGATTCATCACACCTTAAAGCTTGTAGGTTTGTGGCCTGCAAAGATAAAGAAATTATAGGCTGGAGCGCTCTTTTACCAGTATCGGCAAATTATGATATTGGTAGAGTAGGCGAGATAGAAGTGTATGTTAAACATGGCCTCAAAGGCCAGGGATTAGGTTCTTTATTGTTAGATGCCTTAGTTAAGGAAAGCGAAAATAAAGGTGTTTGGATGCTTCAGGCGGGAATATTTTTGCAAAATTCAGCCTTATTAAAAATCCATGAAAAAGCCGGATTCAGGGTAGTAGGATACAGAGAAAAAATAGGAAAGGCCAAAGGCGTTTGGCAGGATAACCTGCTGATGGAAAGAAGAAATAAATTGATTGCTTAA